The genomic region AGACCGGCAAGGCGTCGATGATGATGACGACCAGCGGGCTGTGGCACCAGCTGGAGGTCCAGAATCCGGAGCTCATCAAGGAGGACAAGGTCGGCGCGTTCATTCTCGCCAACCGCAGGCCCGCGATGCTCCAGGGCGGCACCCTCGTCACCCAGTCCGCCAGTTCCAAGCACCCGGCGGCGGCACGCGCCCTCGTCGAGTACCTCGCGACCCCCGATTCGGTCCTCGGCGCCGCCGAACAGCGCGGCTCGGTGCCCGGACTCAGCGATCTCGACGACTCCGGTTACGCCAAGGAGAACAAGTTCGTCGACATCTCGCTGAAGAACATGGGCTCCGCCTGTTCGGAGGGCGGCACCGCGGCCTGGATGGAGATCCGGGAAAAGATCAAGCCGACGCTGGAACCCGCCATCGTGGGCGGCCAGTCCGCGAAGGACGCCATCGCGGAACTCGGCCGGCTCGCCGAAGCCGCCATCGGCCGGATGTAAGGACGCGTCACTGTGGGAGCAACGTCCGTACTGAAGGCACGGCCCACCCGGCCGCCTTCCCCGCCCGACGACACCGCGCCCCGGCGCACCCGGCGCGCCCGCCGCCCCCCGACGGGGCCGGGCCGCCGCCGGCGCCGCGCCGGAATGCTGATGGTGGCGCCCGCGCTGCTGCACGCCTCACTCTGGATCGGTCTGCCGGTCCTCGCCTCGGTGGTGCTGGCCTTCACGAAGTACGACGTGCTGACCGCACCGCAGTTCGTGGGCCTGCAGAACTTCCGGGAGATGCTGGGCGACGCGGTCTTCCGCAAGTCCATCGTCAACACCGTCGTCTACACCTTCTTCACCGTGCCGTTCGGCATGGTGCTGGGGCTGCTGATGGCCCTGGCCCTGCACACCGGGCTCAAGGCCCGCGGCATCTTCCGCACCGCGGTCTTCCTGCCGCAGGTGACGGCCACGGTGGCCATCGCGCTGGTCTGGCTGTGGATCTACAAGCCGGACAACGGCCTCTTCAACACCCTGCTCTCGCTCGTCGGGATCAACGGTCCGGCCTGGCTGTCCTCGACGGCCTGGGCCATGCCCTCGGTCATCCTGGTCGGCATCTGGCAGGGCATCGGCATGAAGATGCTCATCTATCTGGCCGCGCTCCAGTCCCTGCCGAAGGAGCTGTACGAGGCGGCGTCGGTGGACGGCGCGTCCAGGGTGCGGCAGTTCTTCTCGATCACCCTGCCGCTGCTGAAACCCGCGACGTTCTTCGTGCTGATCACGTCGATGATCAACGCGTTCCAGGCCTTCGACCAGATCTACGTCCTGACCGACGGCGGTCCGGCCAACAGCACCACGATGATGACGTACGAGATCTACAAGTCCGCCTTCCGGGAGTTCCGCGTCGGATACGCCAGCGCCCAGTCGCTGGTGCTCTTCGTCCTACTGATGGGCTTCACCCTGGTCAACCGGCGGATCATGGGAGGCACCCGTGGCCACAGTTGAGCTCCGCAAGCCGAAGGCGCGGGCCCGGAGGCCGGTCCCGGCCCGCCGGATCGCGCTCTACGCGACGCTGAGCGCGATCTCGCTGCTGATGGTGGTGCCGTTCGTCTGGATGGTGCTCACCTCGCTGAAGAGCCCGGTGGAGATCGCCTCGCAGCATGCCGGACTGCTGCCGGAACACTGGCAGTTCAGCAATTACGCGGACGCGCTGAAGGCCGCGCCGTTCGCCACGTACGCCCGGAACAGTTTCATCATCGCGTTCAGCCACACCCTGCTCAATGTGGTGGTCGCGTCGATGGCCGGGTACGCCCTGGCGCGCATCAGGTTCCGCGGCAGCGAGACGATCTTCTACCTCTTCGTCGCCGCGCTGATGATCCCGACGTACACCAAGGTGCTGCCGGAGTTCCTGATCGTCCGCTTCATGCCGCTGGCCGGCGGGAACGACCTCTTCGGCCAGGGCGGCAGCGGCTGGCTGGACACCTGGTGGGCGCTGATCGTCCCGGGCGCCGTCACCCCGTTCGCCGTCTTCCTCTTCCGGCAGTTCTACCTGGACCTGCCGGTGGAGCTGGAGGAGGCGGCCAGGCTCGACGGGCTGAGCGAGTTCCGCATCTACGCCCAGATCATGACCCCGCAGGTCAAACCCGCCCTCACCACGGTGGCGCTGCTGACCTTCGAGGCGTCGTGGAACAACTTCCTCTGGCCACTGCTGGTGACCCGCAGCGACAACCTCCGGGTGATCCAGGTGGGGCTCTCCGTCTTCAAGACGGAGAACGGCACCCAGTGGCAGTTCCTGATGGCCGGCACCACCCTGGCCACCCTTCCCATGGTCGTTCTCTTCCTCATCGGCCAGCGCTACTTCGTGCAGGGCTTCGCCACCGCCGGTCTCAAGTGACCGGCTCCAGAAAGGGTTTCATCCATGTCTGCTGATCTCAACGGCTCCCGCGCTCTGGTGACGGGAGCGGGCCACGGCATCGGCCGGGCCATCGCCGTCGCTCTTGCCGAGGCGGGCGCCGATGTGGCTGTCCACTACCACTCCTCCGGCGACGAAGCCGCGAAGACGGTCTCCGCGATCGAGGCGCTGGGCCGCCGCGCGAAGGCGTTCCGGGCGGACGTGACCGTCACCGCCGATGTGGACCAACTGGTGGACGAGGCGACCGGTTTCCTCGGCGGCCTGGACGTCCTGGTCTGCAACGCCGGTCATCTGATCGGCCGCGCGACGATCGCGGAGATGACGGACGCGCACTTCGACCAGGTCGTCTCCACCAATCTCAGCTCGACGTTCCGCACCTGCCGGGCCGCCCTGCCGCACCTCGCCCGGTCGTCGGCCGGCCGCATCATCACGATGTCCTCGCTCGCCGCGCACAACGGCGGCGGACCCGGCTCGGTGGCGTACGCCGCGGCCAAGGCGGGCGTACGGGGCTTCACCAAGGGGCTGGCCAAGGAGGTCGCCGGTGACGGGATCACCGTGAACGCGGTCGCGCCCGGCTTCATCAAGGGCACCGCGTTCCACGGCACGTTCACCGCGCCCGCCGCGCAGCAGGCCATGGAGGCGGGCATCCCGGTCGGCCGGGCCGGCACCCCCGAGGACGTCGCCGCCGCCGTGGTGCACCTGGCGTCCCCGGCGTCCGGATTCCTCACGGCCACCACGGTGGACATCGACGGTGGCGTATGGCCCCGCTGAAAGGCATCGCCCGGGAGCGGGGCGGCTGGTGGCACGCGTACGTCTGTCCGGCGCACGGCGTGGAGCTCGACCACGGTGACCTGTTCACCGGTGTCTTTCCCGAGGGCGGTGCGCGCTGCGCGCACGGCTGCCGGGTGGACGACGAGAAGGTGCGCGGCGCCTGGCTGGTGCTGTCGCACCAGGCGTGGGCGCGGCGGCTGCGGCTGCTCGCGCACCGCGGGGAGCGCACGGAGGCCGTCGCCCGGCTCACCGAGTACGCGGGGCTCTACGCGGAACTGGCGAGCGACTCGCACGGCGAGGCCCAGGAATGGATGCTGCGCGGGCGCCTCTTCCACCAGGCGCTCACCGACGCGATCTGGGCGGTGAACATCGGGCACGCGGTCACCACGCTGGCCGGGCAGCGCACGGACGACCTGGCCCCGCTGCTGCCGTTGCTCGACTCCCTGGAGCAGGCGGCGCTCGACGCCCGCGGGGTGCTCACCGGCCAGGGCCTCCTGGCGTCCAACTACACGGCCTGGCTGAACGCTGCGGGCGCCGCGACCGGTCCGGCGGCGGCCATGGTGCGCGGCCAGGAGTGGGACGGCGCGAAACAGTGGCTGGAGGGTGAGCACGGCCTGTACGCACACCTGCGGGTCGCCGTCGCGGACGACGGCTGGGAGTGGGAAGGCAGCACGTACTACCACGGGTTCGTGCTGCGTGCGGCGCTGCTGGCCCTGCGCTCCGCCGACCCCGCGGCCATCCCGTCCGACGTCGTGGGTGTCCTGGCGGGCATGACGGACGTCCTGGCGGCCATCGCCACCCCGGGAGGCATCCTGCCCGCCCTGCACGACGGCCCGTACCGACGGCACCCGCTCGCCCTGGAGTGGCTCGAACTGGTGGCACTGGCACAGCAGTTGGTGCCGTCACCGGCGCTCGCCGCGGTCGCGACGCGGGCCAGGGCCGAGCTCGGCGCGCAGGACGACGGGCTCGACCGGGAGCTGGACGGCTGGTTCGCCGGGCCGCCACTGCCGGAGCGTCCCGGGCCCGGCGCCGTCACCGTCTTCCCGCAGACCGGCCATGCGGTGCTGCGCGCCGCCGGGATCCATGCGCTGCTGGACTTCGGCCCGCACGGCGGTTCGCACGGGCACCGCGACAAGTTGTCGCTGTATCTGTACGGGGACAGCACGCCGTGGCAGCCGGACCCCGGTCAAGTACCGTACGCACACCTGGAGTTCCGGGATCTGTACGCGTCGACCGAGGCCCATCCCGCCTTCCGCGTCGACGGCGCGGAGCAGGCCGAGTGCACGGGATCCCTACTCGGCACGGACGGCGCCTCGGTCACGGCCGAGGTGACCGAGGCGTACGAGGGGGTGCGCGCGGTGCGGCGGATCGCTGTCGGCGACTGCTATCTGGTCGACCTGCTGACGGTGAGCGCCGCCGGTGAGCGCCGGATCACCGCCCAGCTGCGCCCCGGCACCGCGCTGGACATCCAGCTCCAGGCGGCGGGGCCGGTGCGCACCACCTGGTACGGCGACGAGACACTGCACGGCTGGCACACCGGTACACCGGGGGTGCCGGTACGTCCGGTGGCCGTGCCGGGTCCCGGCCCGGCCGACGATCCGCAGCGCACGTGCACCCGGGTGGACTTCACCGCCGGGGCGGAGCGCGTCACGTTCGCCTCGGTGTACCAGGCGGCTTCCGCGGGCCCCGCGGTCGCCGGCGTGCGGCTGGACGGTGACGTGCTGACGGTCGAGCTGGCCGACGGTTCCACCGCACGGTTCCGGACGGAGGGCTGACGCGTGCTGCTCTCGGCGACGCCGCCGCCCGGTCCGCGTCCCGCGCGGGAGGCGCGGCTGTACGAGGAGGCCGCCCGCCACCGCGGGCTGGCCCCGCCCACCGGGCACCCGTTGGCCAGCATCACCTGGCTGGGGCCGGCCGCGTCCAACCCCGCGCTGGCGTACCGCGTCGGCGGCGACCCCGCGCATCTCGCGGAGAGCCGGCGCTGGATCGAGGCGGCGGTGCGGCTGCCGCACTGGGGCCGGGCCCATATGCCGGACCACGATCTGGACGCGGGCTGGCTGTTGCACCATCTCTCGCTCGCCCTCCGCTGGATCGGGGACGACCTGCCCGACGAGGTGCGCGCGCTGCTGCGGTACAAACTGCTGCTCCAGGGGCGGCGGTTGTACGAGTTCGCGGTGGCGAGCGAGGGGCGCTGGTGGTCGTCGTCGTACTGGCAGAACCACAACTGGATCTGCTACGCGGGCCTGGCCACCGCGGGTTACGTGCTCGGCAAGGAGGAGTGGACCCGGCGGGCCAAGGACAACCTCGGCCGGGTCCTCGATCTGCTGCCGGACGACGGCTCGCACGCCGAGGGGGTCGTCTACTGGCGCTACGGGGTGCCCTGGCTGGCGATCCACCTGGATCTGCTCCAGGAGGCCGAGGGCGTCGACTGGTGGGAGCGGGGCGGCTTCCTGTCCCGTACCTTCCGGTTCCGGCTGCACCAGACAGCGCCGGGCTTCGCGCTCAACGTGGACCACGGCGACTGCCACGACCGGCGCAGCGGGCACAGCGCCGGGCTGTACTACCGGCTCGCCGCGCGGTACGGCATCGGCGAGGCGCAGTGGCTGGGCGATCTGGCTTCGGGTGAACTCCTCGCCCTGGAGGCCGCGGAGAGCGGGGTCCGGCCGGGGATCCTTCCGGAGGCGTATCTGGAGTACCTCTGGTACGACCCGTCGGTGACCCCGGTCCGCCCGACCGAAACCCGGGCGTTCTTCCCGGACCTGGGCCTGCTGGCGGCCCGGACGGGCTGGGACGACGGTGCCACGCTGGTGTCGTTCAAGGCGAGTCCGGGTGGTGGCCACAAGGCGTGGGACACCGCTGCGGAACACCGGGCCGAGCTGGGCTGGGACACCCTCGACCAGGGGCACCACCACCCCGATTCGGGGTCCTTCGTGCTGGTCTCGGAGGGTGCGTTCCTCGCGGTCGACGAGGGGTACAGCAACCGCAAGCGGGCCGCGCACCACAATCTGCTGCTGGTCGACGGGCAGGGGTACGCGGACGAGGACCGCTACCACGTCTACCAGGACATTCCCCACGAGCGGCAGGCCCGGCAGCGCGATGTGCTGGTGGCGGACCGCGGCTGGGCGCACGCCACGGCGGAGATCGCCGCGATGTACGACCCGGCACTCGGGGTGACCCGGCTCGACAGGACGCTGGTGTTCACCCCTGCGGGGCGGCTGGTGCTGCTGGACCTGGCCGAGGCGGACGGTGAGCGGGAGTGGACGTTCCTGCTCCAGAGCGACCGGCCGACCGAGGCCCTGCCGGACGGCACCCGGCTGATCCGGTCGGGTGAAGTCACCGCGCACGTACGGCAGTTCGCGCCTCCTGATGCCACGGTGACCTCGGAGGTGACGGAGGTCGCCGCGAACCCGACGTCCAGCACACCGGGGCTGGAACTCACCCGCACCCTGCACACCCTGCGGTCGTCGACCGCGCGCACCGCGTCGGGGCTGTTCCTCACCACGATCGAGCCGGGTGCGGCCCGGTCGGCCGAAGCCGTGCCGTGCGACGCCGGACACGGTGTGGCCTTCGCGGGCGAGACCGTGCTCCTCTCCCCCGCCGCCCGCCGGATCCGTACCTCCCGGGTGGTGGCCGACGCGGCGGCCGTGCTGCTCGCCGACGGCGCGGCGCCGTACGTGGTCGCCGCCCGGCGGGTGGAGCTGGACGGCCGGGTGCTGCTCGACCGTGCGGAGCCGTACACAGGAAGGGTCGGCTGAATCATGCAGGCACGTCTCTCGTCCAGCTGGCCGACGCTGCTGCGCCGGCTGGAGTTCCTCGCCTACCCGGCGGCCGGCGGGGCCGCGTTCGTCGTGCTGTCGCTCGGTGTGGTGACCTGGCTCCCCGCGCTGGCGGCTATGGCGTACGGGCTCCAGCGGTGGCGCGCGGAGGGTGACAGCCGGTGCTTCGTCAACGCCTTCACCGCGTTCCCCCGGTACTGGCGCGCCCTGTGGCGGCACGCGCTGGTGTCCACGGTCGTCGCGGGCATGCTGACGGCCAACATCCTTCATGTGCTGGGCCGTTCCGAGCCCTGGACGTTCGTGGTGCTCGCCGCGCAGATGGGCATCGCCGCGGCGGCCGTCATCCACCATGTGGCGCTCGCGGCCGAGGCGGGCCGGGTGCCCGGCGGGACGGTCAGCACGTGGACCCGGGGCGCGCTCGCGCTCGGCTTCGGGTCGGCCGCGCGTGGTACCGCGCTGCTCGGCGCGGTGGTCTCCGCCGTGCTCCTCTCCCTCGTCGTGCCGCTGGGACCGCTGCTGCTCGGCCCCAGCATTCCCGTACTGCTCGCCCTGTCCTTCGCCGACGGACTCACCGACCGGCTCACCGACCGGCTCACCGACAACAGGAGGCACATCTGATGCACCGCTTACTGCGCACCACCCTGGTCGCGGCACTCGCCGCCGGCGGGGCGCTCGCGTTCCCGCTGCCGTCCACGGCCGCCGATACCGCGACCGCGTACTACGTCTCGCCGTCCGGCAGCGACAGCAACTCCGGTACGTCGGCGGGCGCCCCGCTCGCCACGATCCAGCGAGCGGTGCATCTGGCGCCGACGGGCGCGGTGGTACACCTCGCGGCCGGTACCTACCGGCAGGACGTGGTGACCGAGCGCGCCGGCGTCACCCTCACCGGCCCCTCCGACGCCGTGGTCAAGGGCGCCGGGGACAGCAGGATCATCCAGGTGCGGCACGACTCGGTGACGCTGAGCGGCTTCACCGTCGACGGACTGCACGGCTCCGCCGACACCGTGTCGGGCTACCGGGCCAAGCTGGTCTACGCGATGAGCACCACCCCGGGCAACGGTGTGGGCGCGCTGCACCTCACCGGTATGACACTCAAGAACGCGGCGGACGAATGCGTACGGCTGCGCTATCTCGTCACCGGCGCCGACATCTCCGGCAACACCATCAGCAACTGCGGTGTCAACGACTTCAGGTTCGGCGGCGGCGGGAAGAACGGCGAGGGCATCTACCTCGGCACCGCCCCCGAGCAGCAGGGAGCCAACGGCGCGCCCGACGCCGCCCCCGACATCAGCCGGAACAACCGCATCCACGACAACACCATCGCCACCCACGGCAACGAGTGCGTCGACATCAAGGAGAACTCGACGCACAACTACGTCGAGCACAACGACTGCAGCGCCCAGCAGGACCCCGGTTCGGGCGGGCTCGACGCGCGCGGCAGCGGCAACATCCTCCGGTACAACACCCTGCACGACAACGTCGGTTCGGGTATCAGGCTCGGCGGCGACACCGCGACCGACGGCACCGGGACCAGCGTGTACGGCAACACCATCACCGGGAACGCCGGCGGCGGGATCAAGTTCATGCAGACCCCGCAGGGCCCGGTGTGCGCCAACACCATGAGCGGCAACACCGGCGGGGACGCGGTCGGCACCTACGGCAGCGCGTACCTGCCGACCGGCGCGTGCCCGCAGTGACCGGGCGGGGACCCGCGAGACGCGGGGTGCTGACGGCGGCGGCCTCACTGGCAGCGGTCGCCGCCACGACGACCGGCGCGCGGGCGGCGGAGCCCGGGGAGCGCCGCTCCGGCTGGACGGTCTCCTGGGCCACGGCGCAGACCGCGCCGATGGAGGCCGACACGGTGGCGAGCAAGGGCCTGACGAACGGTGTCTTCCGTGCCACGGTCCGGCTGTCGGCCGGCGGCGGGGTACGGCTGCGCTACGGACACGCCTTCGGCTCCGTACCGGTCCTCATCGGCCCGGTCACGGCGGGCGGGCGCCCGGTGACCTTCGGCGGGCGGCGGCAGGCCTGGCTGGCCGCCGGTGCCTCGCTGACCAGCGATCCGGTCGACGGCCTCCGGACCGCCGAGGGCGCCGCGCTCACCGTCGAGACCCGACTGCCCGGCCCCACCGGGCCGTTGTCCTTCCACCGCAACACCCATGCCACGCACACGGTCGACGGCGTACCCACCACCTCGGTGTTCCTGCTGACCGGCGTCGAGGTGACCGGTGCGCACGGGCCGGTCGTCGCGGTGCTCGGCGACTCCATCACCGAGGGCGTCGGCACCCCGGACGACGCCGATCTGCGCTGGCCCGACCAGCTGGCGAGGCGGCTGCCCGGTTCGGCCGTCGCCAACCTCGGGGTCAGCGGCAACCGGCTGCTGCTGGACGACGTCAAGTTCGGCCCCGGCGGGCAGTCCAGGTTCGACCGCGACGTGCGGTCGCTGCCGGGGCTGCGCACCCTGGTCATCGCCCTCGGGGTCAACGACCTCCAGCAAGCGCCCTCCCAGACCGATCCGGCGCTCTTCCTCGCGGCCTACCGGCAGCTGGCGCTGCGGGCGCGCGACGCGGGTCTGCGGGTGGTCGGCGCCACCGTCACCCCGTTCGGCGGCTGGACCCGCTGGACACCGGAGCTCGAAACGGTCCGGGGCAGCGTCAACCGGGCGGTACGCACGGGGCGGATCTTCGACGCCGTGGCCGACTTCGACACCGCGCTGCGCGACCCCGCGAACCCGTCACGGATCCTGCCCGCCTTCGACAGCGGTGACGGTCTGCACCCCAATCCATCCGGTCATGCCGCGCTCGCCGCGGCCGTCGACCGCCGTCACCTCCTGTGAGGGCCACCATGAACCGAGGCACCACCAGGCGCACCGTCCTCGCCGGAGCGGCAGCGGTCGGCGCGGCCGTCGCGCTGCCGGTCACGTTCGCGTCCGCCCCGGCGCGGGCGGCGACCGGTGACGCGGCGGCGCTGCGCTCCCGCTGGCACACCCTGCTGACCGGCGGCCCGGATCTGGACCTGACGGACCCGCAGATCGCGGCGGCCGTCGCCCGGATCGGCAAGGCGGCCACCACCGCCGCGGCCGGGCTCGATCCGACGCGCACCGACGGCCTGTTCCCCGACCTGACCGGCACGACGCTCTCCAACCAGGTGACGACCGCGTTCAAGCGGCTCGCGACGATCGCGACCGCCTGGGCCGTCCCCGGCACCCCGCAGCACGGCGACACGGCGCTCCGCGATCTGCTGCTCGCCGGGGTCGACTGGATGCTGGCCCATCGCTACGGGCCGGGGCATGCCCGGTACGACAACGACTGGGACTGGGAGATCGGCTCGGCGCTCGCCCTCAACGACGCGTCGGTGCTGCTGTACGACGTACTCGGTACGGACCGGCTGACCCGGATCACCACAGCGGTGCGGGACTACACCCCGGACCCGAATCTGTGGCGGGCCGACCGGCAGATCGCGACCGGTGCCAACCGGGTGTGGGTGTCCACCGTGGTGGCCGTCCACGCGGTGCTGCGGGACGACGGCGACGATCTCGGCCGGGTGCGCGACGCTCTTTCGGACGTCGAGGGTTCCGGCGCCAACAGCGTGCTGGCCTTCAACGACGTGAGCGCGGCGGCGGAGGGCACCGGGGAGGGGTTCTACTCCGACGGTTCGTTCCTCCAGCACTACAAGCACCCGTACAACGGCGGCTACGGCAAGGAGCTGCTGAACAATCTCTCCCGGCTGCTGAATCTGCTCGCCGGTACCAACTGGTCGGTCACCGATCCCGATCTGGACAACGTCCGCGGCTGGGTCGACGAAGGGTTCGACCCGCTGATCGCCCGTGGCGATGTGATGGCCTCGGTCTGCGGGCGCGAGATCGCCCGGCCCAGCAAACAGGGGCATGTGTCGGCCCAGACCGTCATCGAGGCGGTGGTACGTCTCGTTCCCACCTTCCCCGGTGCGACCGCCGACCGGTTCACCGCTCTGGTCAAGCAGTGGATCGCCGAGGACACCTACCGGGACTTCCTGGCCGTGACCGACCTGGCCTCGCTCGTCGCCGCCCGGCAGGTCATCGCCTCCGCGATCCCGGCGCGCGGCCGGCTGGTCGGCCACAAGCAGCACCCGCGGATGGACAAGGCGGCGCACCACCGGCCGTCGTTCGCCCTGGGCATCTCCGCGTACTCGACACGCGTCTACAACTACGAGTCGATCCAGAACGAGAACCTGCACGGCTGGCACCTCTCCGACGGCATGGTGCTGCTGTACACCGACGACCTCGGTCACTACAGCGAGGACTACTGGCCCACGGTCGACCCGGCGCGGCTGCCCGGTACCACCGTCGTCGCGGGCCGCCCCGCGGACGCGGCCGGACAGCGCACCACCAGTACGTCGGACTGGGCGGGCGGGACCGCGCTGCCCGGGACGACGCTCGGCGCGTACGGCATGGAGCTGCGCGCGTACGGCTCCACGCTCACCGGGCTCAAGAGCTGGTTCTGCCTGGACGATGTGATCGCCTGCGTCGGCTCGGGCATCTCGGCCGGCGCGGGCACCGTCGAGACGGTCGTGGAGAACCGCAAACTGCGCGATCCGAAGGCGGCGCTGCTCGTCAACGGGGAGCCGGCCGCCACCGACGCGGGCTGGTCGGCGGAGCTCGGCGAGGTGCGCTGGCTGCATCTGGAGGGGACCGGCGGTTATGTGTTCCCGCGGGCCGCGACCGTGCGGGCGCTGCGGGAGGAACGTACGGCGACCTGGCGCGAGATCAACACCAAGTACGGCACGGACACCCCGGTGACGCGGCCGTACCTGACGCTGTGGCAGGACCACGGGACGACTCCGGACGGTGCGGGGTACTTCTGGCTCCAGGCCCCGGCCGCCTCGGCCGAGCGCACCGAACTCTGGTCGGACGCGCCGCCGGTCGAGCTGGTCGCCGCCTCCACCGCGGTCCACGCGGTGCGGCGCCCGACGGACGGGCTGCTCGCCGCGAACTTCTGGACCGCGGGCACCGCGCAGGACCTCGCGTCGGACGGCGCCGCGTCGGTGCTCGTACGGCCGGAGGGCAGCACGGTCACCGTCTCGCTCTCCGATCCCACCCAGCTGCGTTCCTCCGTCGTCCTCGATCTGGCGCAGCGCGGTCTCACGGTCGTCTCCGCCGATCCCGGGGTGCGGACAGCGCCCACCACGGAGGGCATCCGGATCACCGCCGACACCTCGGGCCGCCATGGCGCGCCCCTCGGTCTCACCCTGAAGAGGAGCTAGACCCTTGCTGTTCGACATGGAGCTGGAACGGTTGCGCGAGTACCGTCCCGAGCCGCAGGAACCGGCGGACTTCGACGCCTTCTGGGACAGGACGCTCACCGAGGCGGCCCGCTGTCCCCTGGGCGCGGAGTTCGTTCCGTACGACGCCGGGTTCGCGACCGTCGACGTGTTCGACGTGACGTTCGGCGGCTGGGGCGGGCAGCCGGTCAAGGCCTGGCTGCTGCTGCCCCGCGGCCGTGCCGAGCCGCTGCCCGCCGTGGTGCAGTACATCGGCTACAACGGCGGCCGGGGCGTCCCGTACTCCTGGCTGACCTGGAGCGCCCTCGGCTACGCCCATCTGGTGATGGACAACCGGGGCCAGGGCGGCGGCGGCAAGCTGACCGCCGACACCCCGGACATCGGCCCCGACGGTCACGGTTCGTCGTCCCCCGGTTTCCTCACCCGTGGCATCGAGAACCCGGACCTGCACTACTACCGGCGTCTGATCACCGACGCGGTCCGTGCGGTGGACGCGGCGAAGGCGCATCCGGCCGTCGACGCCACCCGGGTCGCGGTGCTCGGCGGAAGCCAGGGCGGCGGGCTGTCACTGGCGGTGGCCGGGCTGCGGGACGACGTGGTGGCGGCCGTCGCCGACGTGCCGTTCCTCTGTCACTACCGGCGCGCCTCACAGATCACCGACTCGGGTCCGTACGCGGAGATCGCCCGGTGGCTCTCCGGGCACCGGTTCCGGATCGAGGAGGCGATGGAGACGCTCTCGTACTTCGACGGGGTCAACTTCGCGGCGCGGGCGACCGTCCCCGGGTGGTTCTCGGTGGGGCTGATGGACAGGGTCTGCCCGTCGTCGACGGTCTTCGCGGCGTACCACCGCTATGCGGGTCCGGCCGAGATCGAGGTGTTCCCGTACAACGGCCACGAGGGCGGTGCCGAGTACGACCTTCCGCGCAAGATAGCGGCGTTGCGCGGGGTGTTCGACCAGTAGCCGCCTCCCTGTCGTACGTTTTCATACAGATCGTGGTTTCTTGCGTGGACTCATGGACTGCCTGCGGCCCGACTTCTAGCCTTTCGGCGTCCGCAGAGTTCCTCACGAGCCGCAAGGACGTACGTCTGTGACACCTCCCCCACACCGACTGCTCCGCCGCGGCCTGTCCGCCTCGCTCACCATGGCTCTCGCCGTGGCCGGGACGGCCGCCGCAGTGGTCCTGTCCGCCGCCCCCGCCGCTCAGGCGGCGGGGGTGCCCGCCCCCTCCCCCGTCGGGATCTCCGGCCGCGGTGCCACCGTGCCGTTCAAGGAGCAGGAGGCCGAGTACGCCGCCACCAACGGCACTCCGATCGGCCCCGACCGCCTCTACGGGCACCTCGCGTCCGAGGCATCGGGACGTCAGGCCGTGACGCTCGACGCCCCCGGCCAGTACGTGGAGTTCACCCTCACGGCTCCCGCCGACGCCATGTCGTTCCGCTACTCGCTGCCGGACAGTCCGGACGGTGCCGGTCGCGACGCGTCCATCGACCTCAAGGTCGACGGCAACCAGCTCAAGAGCGTGCCGGTGACATCCAAGTACAGCTGGTACTACGGCAGTTATCCCTTCAACAACAACCCGGGCGACACCGACCCGCACCACTTCTACGACGAGACACGCACCCTGTTCGGGTCGACGCTGGCGGCCGGCACCAAGGTCCGCCTCCAGGT from Streptomyces sp. NBC_01267 harbors:
- a CDS encoding SDR family NAD(P)-dependent oxidoreductase, which gives rise to MSADLNGSRALVTGAGHGIGRAIAVALAEAGADVAVHYHSSGDEAAKTVSAIEALGRRAKAFRADVTVTADVDQLVDEATGFLGGLDVLVCNAGHLIGRATIAEMTDAHFDQVVSTNLSSTFRTCRAALPHLARSSAGRIITMSSLAAHNGGGPGSVAYAAAKAGVRGFTKGLAKEVAGDGITVNAVAPGFIKGTAFHGTFTAPAAQQAMEAGIPVGRAGTPEDVAAAVVHLASPASGFLTATTVDIDGGVWPR
- a CDS encoding heparinase II/III domain-containing protein, with the protein product MAPLKGIARERGGWWHAYVCPAHGVELDHGDLFTGVFPEGGARCAHGCRVDDEKVRGAWLVLSHQAWARRLRLLAHRGERTEAVARLTEYAGLYAELASDSHGEAQEWMLRGRLFHQALTDAIWAVNIGHAVTTLAGQRTDDLAPLLPLLDSLEQAALDARGVLTGQGLLASNYTAWLNAAGAATGPAAAMVRGQEWDGAKQWLEGEHGLYAHLRVAVADDGWEWEGSTYYHGFVLRAALLALRSADPAAIPSDVVGVLAGMTDVLAAIATPGGILPALHDGPYRRHPLALEWLELVALAQQLVPSPALAAVATRARAELGAQDDGLDRELDGWFAGPPLPERPGPGAVTVFPQTGHAVLRAAGIHALLDFGPHGGSHGHRDKLSLYLYGDSTPWQPDPGQVPYAHLEFRDLYASTEAHPAFRVDGAEQAECTGSLLGTDGASVTAEVTEAYEGVRAVRRIAVGDCYLVDLLTVSAAGERRITAQLRPGTALDIQLQAAGPVRTTWYGDETLHGWHTGTPGVPVRPVAVPGPGPADDPQRTCTRVDFTAGAERVTFASVYQAASAGPAVAGVRLDGDVLTVELADGSTARFRTEG
- a CDS encoding carbohydrate ABC transporter permease — protein: MGATSVLKARPTRPPSPPDDTAPRRTRRARRPPTGPGRRRRRAGMLMVAPALLHASLWIGLPVLASVVLAFTKYDVLTAPQFVGLQNFREMLGDAVFRKSIVNTVVYTFFTVPFGMVLGLLMALALHTGLKARGIFRTAVFLPQVTATVAIALVWLWIYKPDNGLFNTLLSLVGINGPAWLSSTAWAMPSVILVGIWQGIGMKMLIYLAALQSLPKELYEAASVDGASRVRQFFSITLPLLKPATFFVLITSMINAFQAFDQIYVLTDGGPANSTTMMTYEIYKSAFREFRVGYASAQSLVLFVLLMGFTLVNRRIMGGTRGHS
- a CDS encoding carbohydrate ABC transporter permease, with protein sequence MATVELRKPKARARRPVPARRIALYATLSAISLLMVVPFVWMVLTSLKSPVEIASQHAGLLPEHWQFSNYADALKAAPFATYARNSFIIAFSHTLLNVVVASMAGYALARIRFRGSETIFYLFVAALMIPTYTKVLPEFLIVRFMPLAGGNDLFGQGGSGWLDTWWALIVPGAVTPFAVFLFRQFYLDLPVELEEAARLDGLSEFRIYAQIMTPQVKPALTTVALLTFEASWNNFLWPLLVTRSDNLRVIQVGLSVFKTENGTQWQFLMAGTTLATLPMVVLFLIGQRYFVQGFATAGLK
- a CDS encoding DUF624 domain-containing protein; translated protein: MQARLSSSWPTLLRRLEFLAYPAAGGAAFVVLSLGVVTWLPALAAMAYGLQRWRAEGDSRCFVNAFTAFPRYWRALWRHALVSTVVAGMLTANILHVLGRSEPWTFVVLAAQMGIAAAAVIHHVALAAEAGRVPGGTVSTWTRGALALGFGSAARGTALLGAVVSAVLLSLVVPLGPLLLGPSIPVLLALSFADGLTDRLTDRLTDNRRHI